One Drechmeria coniospora strain ARSEF 6962 chromosome 01, whole genome shotgun sequence genomic region harbors:
- a CDS encoding DUF985 domain-containing protein, with translation MTSGIFPSVPSVPGKETGEAASTSTATLSNTSSATSATSATHVDLEPPHVRDTIKSLLLTPHIEGGYYALTDSSPTLIPSPYPLTSLSENTLQLVGGLRPDFDPAVRRASSSILYYLTPRSPVGSFHRNRSRIVHTLHRGRGCYVLIHPDRRVETFVVGCEIQCGEKLQWAVDGGVWKASYLLPNQDATSRCLDVHDEELLISETVVPGFEYADHEFLSKDKLSQLLPEELAERYGWLVKH, from the coding sequence ATGACCAGTGGCATCTTTCCATCCGTGCCCTCTGTGCCTGGCAAGGAGACGGGCGAGGCTGCGTCCACGTCTACTGCCACGCTCTCCAACACATCATCGGCTACATCGGCTACATCGGCCACGCATGTCGACCTTGAGCCCCCCCACGTTCGGGATACCATCAAATCGCTCCTCCTCACTCCGCACATCGAAGGTGGATACTATGCCCTCACCGACTCGTCACCGACCCTCATTCCGAGTCCCTACCCGCTGACCAGCCTATCTGAAAATACACTGCAACTTGTTGGCGGTCTGCGACCAGACTTTGACCCGGCCGTGCGCCGTGCCTCCTCTTCGATACTCTACTACCTCACCCCCAGAAGTCCCGTTGGCAGCTTTCATCGCAATCGCAGCCGCATCGTCCACACCCTTCACCGTGGTCGTGGCTGTTATGTTCTCATACACCCTGATCGTCGTGTCGAAACATTCGTTGTCGGTTGTGAAATTCAATGCGGGGAAAAGTTGCAGTGGGCTGTCGACGGGGGAGTCTGGAAGGCGAGCTACCTGTTACCGAACCAAGATGCGACCAGCCGCTGCTTGGACGTCCACGATGAAGAGCTGCTCATCTCGGAGACCGTCGTTCCAGGGTTCGAGTACGCCGACCACGAATTTCTCTCCAAAGACAAACTTTCTCAACTCCTGCCTGAGGAACTGGCTGAGAGATATGGCTGGTTGGTAAAGCATTGA
- a CDS encoding methyltransferase domain-containing protein, producing the protein MLAYAFPNDAQEQERLELQGVALKKLFGDRLFFAPLSEATPPRTILDVATGVGDWAIQMGDLFPNSEIIATDLSPIQPKQVPPNVCFYVEDSSDPWEYSQKFDYIHTRITFGCWSSFEKQIAQQAFDLLEPGGWFESQETDSTILCDDGTMRADGPFSTWFHKITAAGEQCDRPTILGSTLKEIYERVGFVDVQERIFKMPTNAWAKDEMINKLGLMWERNLLQGLSGFSYSLFNRTYGWSAAQIEVSRLMAA; encoded by the exons ATGCTAGCATATGCTTTCCCGAATGATGCGCAGGAGCAAGAGCGACTGGAACTCCAGGGTGTGGCGTTGAAAAAGCTCTTCGGAGACCGACTCTTTTTTGCGCCTCTCTCCGAGGCAACTCCGCCGAGAACGATACTCGATGTCGCGACGGGGGTTGGTGACTGGGCCATCCAGATGGGCGATCTCTTTCCCAACTCGGAAATCATCGCCACCGACTTGTCGCCTATTCAACCTAAACAGGTGCCCCCGAATGTTTGCTTTTACGTGGAAGACTC GTCCGATCCCTGGGAGTACTCTCAAAAGTTCGACTACATCCACACGCGGATCACCTTTGGCTGCTGGTCGTCGTTTGAAAAACAGATTGCCCAGCAAGCCTTCGACCTGCTCGAACCCGGCGGTTGGTTCGAATCGCAAGAGACAGACAGCACTATCCTCTGCGATGACGGTACCATGAGGGCCGACGGTCCATTCTCGACCTGGTTTCACAAGATcacggcggccggcgagcaATGCGACCGGCCCACCATCCTGGGCTCTACTCTGAAGGAAATATACGAGCGCGTTGGGTTCGTGGACGTCCAAGAACGCATCTTCAAAATGCCGACGAATGCTTGGGCCAAGGATGAGATGATCAATAAGTTGGGCCTCATGTGGGAGAGAAACCTCCTCCAAGGACTCAGCGGCTTTTCCTACAGTCTTTTCAACAGGACCTATGGCTGGAGTGCAGCACAAATCGAGGTGAGCCGGCTCATGGCTGCCTGA
- a CDS encoding cytochrome b5 produces the protein MSSDKKFTTADVGQHKDADNGYWLIVENGVYDLTKFMDEHPGGDKVLKRFAGKNATKAFWKYHSESVLERYGAKYKIGEVGEAAKL, from the exons ATGTCGTCCGACAAGAAGttcacgacggccgacgtcggccagcaCAAGGATGCCGACAACGGCTACTGGCTGATTGTCGAGAACGGCGTCTACGACCTGACGA AGTTCATGGATGAGCACcccggcggcgacaaggtGCTCAAGCGCTTCGCTGGCAAGAACGCGACCAAGGCCTTCTGGAAGTACCACAGCGAGAGCGTGCTGGAGCGGTACGGCGCCAAGTATAAGAttggcgaggtcggcgaggcggccaagctgtga